The genomic DNA TTTCGGTACCAGATACGGAGACACCGCGACCTGATAGAAGACACCTTCGGCGTGAGACCCCAGGTGATGACCAACACCGAGCTCATATACCACAATGAGGTGGGCAGCATAGCCGCTGAGGAGGGCTACAAGGGGGTCTTCACCGAGGGAGTCCCGCGTGTACTCGGCTGGAGATCACCCAACTACGTCTACACACAGCCCGACTTCGCAGCCGACAGACGGAACAGTATACTCCTCAGAAACAGACGTCTCACCGACGACGTCGGCTACAGATTCTCCGCTGAATGGTGGGACTCTTATCCCCTCACAGCCGAGAAGTACGCCTCATGGCTCTCCGAGACGGACGGCGACCTGATCAATCTCTTCATGGACTATGAGACCTTCGGGGAGCACCACTGGGAGGGCACCGGAGTTCTCTGGTTCCTCGAATCACTACCCGACGAGGTTCTGAAGCACGACCTAGAGTTCGCGAAGGTGAGAGAAGCCGCCGAGATCGATCCCGTCGGGGAGTACGACGTATTCGAGTACAACACCGTCTCGTGGGCGGATCAGGAGATGGACTCGAGCGCGTGGCTCGGAAACCCCGTCCAGAAGATGATATTCGAGAAGCTCCAGGAGATAGAGGAGAAGGTCAAGATGCTCGACGACCCCGAGGTCACCGATGTCTGGAGGAAGATGCTGACATCCGACCATCTACACCATATCGCCACAAAGACCTACGACGACGGCTCGGTACACAACTACTTCTCCTACTTCGACCATCCTCACCAGGGATTCGCCGTGATAACCCAACATCTCATCGACTTCCGTGAG from Candidatus Afararchaeum irisae includes the following:
- a CDS encoding glycoside hydrolase family 57 protein, encoding MSRLSSTAETKTETETATPLTLCFEVHQPHRLRVDGVNQDADTLYDRYFDDEMNEAFFRDVAENCYFPATERLLTKANELLEDGRRLVVNFSVSSSWIDQAKEYHPELIDLFNEFPDDCVDFIGQTHYHSLAGLFEDKSEFRYQIRRHRDLIEDTFGVRPQVMTNTELIYHNEVGSIAAEEGYKGVFTEGVPRVLGWRSPNYVYTQPDFAADRRNSILLRNRRLTDDVGYRFSAEWWDSYPLTAEKYASWLSETDGDLINLFMDYETFGEHHWEGTGVLWFLESLPDEVLKHDLEFAKVREAAEIDPVGEYDVFEYNTVSWADQEMDSSAWLGNPVQKMIFEKLQEIEEKVKMLDDPEVTDVWRKMLTSDHLHHIATKTYDDGSVHNYFSYFDHPHQGFAVITQHLIDFRERVNEMVR